A window of Magnetococcus sp. PR-3 genomic DNA:
TTCTTTAAGCAGAGCAATATAGTCATGCATGAGATCCGCTATCTTGCCCTGCCTGTCGGATCGGTAGGCGATCCAGCCCCGTACAATGGCTGCCATGCCGTCTGCCTTGGCCTGCTGCGCCTTGGTGGCCTGATGGTAACGCACCAAACCCTGCTCACCCGCCATATGCTGCGTGGCGGCGGGCTGCTTACGGCGGGCAAGATGGGTCAAGCCAACGGCGCGGACCTCATCGGGCAGACCCTCAAGATCCTCACCTGTAAGGGTCTCAGCGTGACGGTCCAGGATGGCGATCTGAGCGATGGCGGATAGCTCCGCCAGAGGATAGACCAAACCACCACCCCGGCCAGGACGCTTGATGCCTTCAGCTGCGTCGGCTTTGAGGCGGCCAAGCATGCCACGCTCAGAGGTCGGGTAGCCCGGCAATCCCATTGCGCCCAGATCTTTCGCTGTCCACGGGCCTAGCATGATGTAGCCGCCTCCTCAATCTCACCAAGAGTATCCCACGATTTCTTATCCAGAGACGCCAAGCCTTCGCAGTGGGTAACGTAGCCTTTGCGTTTATTTACTGGCTGCCCAGCCTCCCATTCATCACAGATCCACATGTACTGGATCTCCAAGATCCTCGCTCCACCCAGAGGTACTTTGATCAGATCCCCCAGGGTGCGCAGCTTGGCTGCCTGATCCGCTATGCAGCCCATCGGTAAATCCCTGTTCCGTAGACCATGTGCCGCATGCCGACCCGAAGACCGGCAAGGCGACGCATGACCCGTTGATTGTGTTTGCGACCAGCAATGGTCTCACTCACCCTGCTACACGGCACGCCAGCATCTTCTGCAACATCCACCTGTTTAATGTCCCGTGTAATCAGTTCTGCCTTGATCACCCGTGACAGTGATGTGGCAGTTGCTCCCGACCGATTCATCATTTTTAACCCTCGCTTCTATCGCTCTTATCCTGTTGGCGAGTTGGCTAACATCATCCTTGGCTCTATCTAACTGCCTTCTGGTTTCGAGCTTACCCATCTCCGCAGCCTCTATAGCGGTGATCAGCTCAATGCCCAGCGGCTCCATCAACACCCGCAACATCTCAATGCTGCCGGTTGCTTCTGCCAGATAAGGAAGCGCCTTAACTGGCGGCATGTTAATCGCATGGGGGTCCAGCCACTTGCCGAACGATTCAACACTCAACTCTTTGGCCCGCCCGGCAGCTAGCTTAACGCCATCTTTTTCAGCCAAACGATTCAACCTTCTTACGAGCTGGGTATGACTCTTGCCAGAACCCTTAACAGCTTTTCTCAATGCCAAAACAAATGCGTTTTCTCTATCAAGCCCAGACATGGCTAAATCCTGTCTGCTCCCGACTTGTATCTGATTAAAATGCAACCCCAGATATTGTTGTGTTTTACGGGGTGCGCTATCATCGCTAGGGGGTAACTTTTTACCCCGTGTTGATTCACATACTACAAACTTTTGCGAATCAAGCAAAGGTTAAATTGCGAATTCAGACTTAAAAGTATGCGGAATTGCGGGAAGAGTTGCGATTTACGCTTGTTTTCAAGATGTTAATAAACTCTGACTTTCTGTGTTTTTTTTAACGGATCTCTTCAGAGTTAAGGGCGTGAAGATGGAAGATACGATAGCCAGTCGCATAAAGACTCTCTCAGCAGAGGTCGGAAGCCTTAATAGGCTCGGGAAACTATGCGAAATAGGCGAGAGTACTTTGCGAGCATGGCTGGGTGGCACCATCCCTAAAGCGGATGCAATCGGCAAGGTTGCGGATACTGTCGGGGTAAATCTGGATTGGCTGGTGCTCGGCAAAGGGCCTATGCGCCACGCAGACGCTGGCGAATGGCAAGGGGCGGGTATGATTGATGGGTACCCAGAGATAACGCCCCAGCTGATCATGGAGGCCGTAGAGGCCGTGGATACCCTGCTCGGTGAGCAGGGCAAGGTGGTTCCCCCAGGCAAGATACACCTACTTGTGCAGGCAGCCTGTGAAGATTATGTTGACGCCAAACGCGCCAACAACGCCCCGGATAATATAATAGATTTCAGACCTTTACGCCGAAACATTAAGCTTGCCGTCTAAATCACCATATTTTTTGCATGCCTCTTATATGTTTGTATTTTCTGAATATAT
This region includes:
- a CDS encoding helix-turn-helix domain-containing protein — protein: MEDTIASRIKTLSAEVGSLNRLGKLCEIGESTLRAWLGGTIPKADAIGKVADTVGVNLDWLVLGKGPMRHADAGEWQGAGMIDGYPEITPQLIMEAVEAVDTLLGEQGKVVPPGKIHLLVQAACEDYVDAKRANNAPDNIIDFRPLRRNIKLAV